In Juglans regia cultivar Chandler chromosome 13, Walnut 2.0, whole genome shotgun sequence, the following proteins share a genomic window:
- the LOC118344319 gene encoding alpha-amylase 3, chloroplastic-like yields MFFSSGFRIMSTVSMEPLLHHSVRESVRYALKSRIFKPSSWSCSTNHKLVFHARSFCNFRSSNVHALRASTTTDTDLVETLESTDIFFKETFPLKRMETVEGKIFIRLDHGQNNGNWQLTVGCNLPGKWILHWGISRVKYVGSEWDQPPEEMRPRGSIPIKDYAIETPLKKSSSSEGDALHEVKIDLIPTSAIAAINFVLKDEETGAWYQHRGRDFKVPLADYLLDDGNLVAAKRSFGVWPGFRSYYILLWFNQFIYV; encoded by the exons atgttcTTTTCCTCAGGGTTTCGAATCATGTCGACCGTTAGCATGGAGCCTCTGCTCCACCACTCTGTTCGTGAGAGCGTTAGGTATGCTCTCAAATCCAGGATTTTCAAGCCCTCCTCCTGGAGCTGCTCCACGAATCATAAGCTGGTCTTCCATGCCCGGAGCTTCTGCAACTTCAGGTCTTCCAATGTTCACGCTCTCAGAGCTAGCACTACTACCGACACGGATCTCGTTGAGACCTTGGAATCCACCGATATCTTCTTCAAGGAGACTTTCCCGCTCAAACGAATGGAAACG GTGGAGGGAAAGATCTTCATCAGATTAGATCACGGGCAGAATAATGGGAATTGGCAGCTTACTGTAGGTTGTAATCTTCCCGGGAAATGGATTCTTCACTGGGGAATTTCTCGTGTAAAATATGTTGGCAG TGAATGGGATCAACCTCCTGAAGAAATGAGACCCCGGGGTTCAATTCCCATCAAG GACTATGCCATAGAGACACCTTTAAAGAAATCCTCGTCATCGGAAGGAGATGCTTTACATGAAGTGAAGATCGATCTTATCCCAACGAGTGCAATTGCTGCTATAAATTTTGTTCTGAAG GATGAAGAAACTGGAGCTTGGTATCAGCACAGAGGGAGAGATTTCAAGGTGCCTCTAGCAGACTACCTTCTGGATGATGGTAATTTAGTAGCAGCAAAAAGAAGCTTCGGTGTCTGGCCAGGTTTTAGgagctattatatattattgtggtTCAATCAGTTTATTTACGTTTAA